One genomic segment of Burkholderiaceae bacterium includes these proteins:
- a CDS encoding DNA-binding protein: protein MRDLTQPAVPTAQAAYYLNRRPQTLRGWACAETWPEGLRPVRINGRLAWPVAGIKAVLGVCNEL from the coding sequence TTGCGCGATCTGACCCAGCCTGCAGTTCCTACCGCCCAGGCCGCGTACTACCTCAACCGCCGCCCGCAGACGCTGCGCGGCTGGGCCTGCGCCGAGACTTGGCCCGAAGGACTGCGCCCCGTGCGCATCAACGGCCGCCTGGCCTGGCCGGTCGCCGGCATCAAGGCCGTGCTGGGGGTGTGCAATGAGCTTTGA
- a CDS encoding LD-carboxypeptidase, translated as MAHIYVYSPSGAVRDRAAFRRGVKRLQAMGHEVEIDPDALASWQRFAGDDATRLAAIERAAASGADVALITRGGYGLSRLLPQLPWRALARAAERGTRWVGFSDFTVLQLGLLARGCTVTWAGPALCEGFGSADAADAQEGHGGASQAGGPDEIMLACFDDLLSGSGEGTGWRLPAGDVAALAGRQGSLARHALLWGGNLAMVQSLLGTPWWPEVKGGVLFLEEVGEHPYRIERMLLQLLHAGVLARQKAVLLGQFTDYRLNGHDRGYSLAKVVEYLRSQLKVPVLTGLPFGHTPTKVLLPVGAEVDVLVEGREALVLWGHLH; from the coding sequence ATGGCCCACATCTACGTCTATTCACCTTCTGGCGCGGTGCGCGACCGCGCGGCCTTTCGGCGCGGCGTCAAGCGCCTGCAGGCCATGGGCCATGAGGTCGAGATCGACCCCGACGCGCTGGCCAGCTGGCAGCGCTTTGCCGGCGACGACGCCACGCGCCTGGCCGCCATCGAACGCGCGGCCGCCAGCGGCGCCGACGTGGCCCTGATCACGCGCGGCGGCTACGGTCTGAGTCGCCTGCTGCCGCAGCTGCCCTGGCGGGCGCTGGCGCGCGCGGCCGAGCGCGGCACGCGCTGGGTCGGCTTCAGTGACTTCACCGTGCTGCAGCTGGGCCTGCTGGCGCGCGGCTGCACCGTCACCTGGGCCGGGCCCGCGCTGTGCGAAGGCTTTGGCAGCGCCGACGCGGCCGACGCGCAGGAAGGCCATGGCGGCGCCAGCCAGGCCGGCGGCCCCGACGAGATCATGCTGGCCTGCTTCGACGACCTGCTGAGCGGCTCGGGGGAGGGTACCGGCTGGCGCCTGCCGGCGGGCGACGTGGCGGCGCTGGCCGGCCGGCAAGGCAGCCTGGCGCGCCACGCGCTGCTGTGGGGCGGCAACCTGGCCATGGTGCAGTCGCTGCTGGGCACGCCCTGGTGGCCCGAGGTGAAGGGCGGCGTGCTGTTTCTGGAAGAGGTGGGCGAGCACCCGTACCGCATCGAGCGCATGCTGCTGCAGCTGCTGCACGCCGGCGTGCTGGCGCGCCAAAAGGCCGTGCTGCTGGGGCAGTTCACCGACTATCGCTTGAACGGGCACGACCGGGGCTACAGCCTGGCCAAAGTGGTCGAATACCTGCGCAGCCAGCTGAAAGTGCCGGTGCTGACCGGCCTGCCGTTCGGCCACACACCCACCAAGGTGCTGCTGCCCGTGGGCGCCGAGGTCGACGTGCTGGTGGAAGGCCGCGAAGCCCTGGTGCTGTGGGGCCATCTGCACTGA
- a CDS encoding type II toxin-antitoxin system RelE/ParE family toxin, with amino-acid sequence MKPIEFRATALDDLRAFPPSAMRDVGYQLDRVQHGLQPDDAKPMPSIGTGAMELRVWDEAGTFRVVYVAKLVDAVYVLHCFQKKTQQTAQRDIDLARKRFKALMKEIAT; translated from the coding sequence ATGAAGCCGATTGAGTTTCGGGCTACCGCATTGGATGACTTGAGGGCATTCCCGCCGTCGGCCATGCGCGATGTCGGTTATCAACTGGACAGGGTGCAGCACGGCCTACAGCCCGACGATGCCAAGCCGATGCCTTCGATTGGAACCGGGGCCATGGAGCTTCGCGTCTGGGACGAAGCCGGGACGTTCCGCGTGGTGTACGTTGCCAAGCTGGTGGATGCCGTGTACGTGCTGCACTGCTTCCAGAAGAAGACCCAGCAGACCGCCCAGCGCGATATTGATTTGGCCCGCAAGCGCTTCAAAGCCTTGATGAAGGAGATTGCGACATGA
- a CDS encoding Rha family transcriptional regulator — translation MNLTLVTKKAEARVDSRLLAQHLGNQHKAVMALVDRYAGDFKGMGELPFQMEPSPSGQRERFALLNEDQSFFLLSLSRNTPRVVSLKAKLVLAFREARRAAELHVEYLPGYHQLHDQLHLLADGSPNERWVHANMNKMVNKVAGVESGQRPAAGVPQKALLIAAQHIAAQAMQGAADHHEAHARAKAALAPLMPHKLIG, via the coding sequence ATGAATCTGACCCTTGTCACCAAGAAAGCCGAGGCGCGCGTGGACAGCCGCCTGCTGGCGCAACACCTGGGCAACCAGCACAAAGCCGTCATGGCGCTGGTGGATCGCTACGCTGGCGACTTCAAGGGCATGGGAGAGCTTCCATTTCAAATGGAACCTTCGCCTAGTGGGCAGCGCGAGCGCTTCGCCCTGCTGAACGAGGATCAATCCTTTTTCCTGCTGAGTCTGAGCCGCAACACGCCGCGCGTGGTGTCCCTCAAGGCAAAGCTGGTGCTGGCCTTCCGTGAAGCCCGCCGCGCTGCCGAGCTGCACGTCGAATACCTGCCCGGCTACCACCAGTTGCACGACCAATTGCACCTGCTGGCCGATGGTTCACCGAATGAACGCTGGGTTCATGCGAACATGAACAAGATGGTCAACAAGGTGGCCGGCGTCGAGTCGGGCCAGCGCCCCGCCGCTGGTGTTCCGCAGAAAGCCCTGCTGATCGCCGCGCAGCACATCGCCGCACAGGCCATGCAGGGGGCCGCAGACCACCACGAAGCCCACGCCAGGGCAAAGGCCGCGCTGGCGCCGCTGATGCCTCACAAGCTGATCGGGTAG
- a CDS encoding Fic family protein, whose translation MQRLPEGALLVPAKLAPGTRWLDHALFAIKHEGVRLDYLTAALRQVGQEDMEAEFLRTPNGAYVRKLCLLWEAAHQRPMQAVEQHPVAAAYVPMFDPAAYLTGASRRNARWRVDFNGLGDLAFCPVVRKTDAVLQGLQHDVLAHAKAFAAAIGPQLLERALSWAYLSETEGSFAIEGETPTEDKASRFAALLKRAHDPRPLTEDYLVELQNATVSNPFDQATQFRTEQNRLQGNALGAVGVTYVPPRPELCAQLMEQLMALSNQRPAALDPLAHAGLVSFAFVFLHPFMDGNGRLSRFLIHHCLGQSGALPAGFLLPVSVAMRKHEEQYLQALTAFSRPARELCQVLWSGDDQYSYNWQRGEDVWFRYMDVTEGVAFTLAMAQASLEIHLRREVEFLGLFDDVARYINDRHDLRGTDLATLIVTIYQNGGKLSNIRRKRFADRVQAHVLDAIEAAVARRMQGQLLPGTKDED comes from the coding sequence CTGCAGCGGCTGCCCGAGGGAGCGCTGCTGGTGCCCGCCAAGCTGGCGCCCGGCACCCGCTGGCTGGATCATGCCCTGTTTGCCATCAAGCACGAAGGGGTTCGGCTGGACTACCTGACGGCGGCCCTGCGCCAGGTCGGCCAGGAGGACATGGAGGCTGAGTTTTTGCGCACGCCAAACGGGGCCTATGTGCGTAAGCTGTGCCTGCTGTGGGAAGCTGCCCACCAGCGCCCCATGCAGGCGGTGGAGCAGCACCCCGTGGCGGCCGCCTATGTGCCCATGTTCGACCCGGCGGCCTACCTGACCGGTGCATCGCGGCGCAATGCGCGCTGGCGGGTGGACTTCAACGGGCTGGGTGACCTGGCCTTCTGCCCTGTGGTGCGCAAGACCGATGCGGTGCTGCAGGGCTTGCAGCATGACGTGCTGGCCCATGCCAAGGCGTTCGCCGCCGCCATCGGCCCGCAACTGCTGGAGCGGGCCCTGTCGTGGGCGTATCTGAGCGAGACCGAGGGATCATTCGCCATCGAGGGTGAAACACCCACCGAGGACAAGGCCAGCCGCTTTGCCGCGCTGCTCAAGCGGGCACACGACCCGCGTCCCTTGACCGAGGACTATCTGGTCGAGCTGCAGAACGCCACCGTCAGCAACCCGTTCGATCAGGCGACGCAGTTCCGCACCGAGCAAAACCGCCTGCAGGGCAATGCCTTGGGCGCGGTCGGTGTGACCTACGTGCCGCCCCGGCCCGAGCTGTGCGCACAGCTGATGGAGCAGCTCATGGCCCTGTCGAACCAGCGCCCCGCAGCGCTGGACCCGCTGGCGCACGCCGGGCTGGTGTCGTTCGCCTTTGTGTTTCTGCACCCCTTCATGGATGGCAACGGGCGCCTGTCGCGCTTTCTGATTCACCACTGCCTGGGGCAGTCGGGCGCGCTGCCTGCGGGTTTTCTGCTGCCCGTGTCGGTGGCGATGAGGAAGCACGAGGAGCAATACCTGCAAGCGCTGACGGCATTCAGCCGGCCCGCTCGCGAGCTGTGCCAGGTGCTGTGGTCGGGCGACGACCAGTACAGCTACAACTGGCAGCGCGGCGAAGATGTGTGGTTCCGCTACATGGATGTGACCGAGGGCGTTGCCTTCACCCTGGCCATGGCCCAGGCTTCGCTGGAGATCCACCTGCGGCGGGAGGTGGAGTTCCTGGGCCTGTTTGACGACGTGGCGCGCTACATCAACGACCGCCACGACCTGCGCGGCACGGACCTGGCCACGCTGATCGTCACCATCTACCAGAACGGCGGCAAACTCTCGAACATCCGGCGCAAGCGCTTCGCCGACCGCGTGCAGGCGCATGTGCTCGACGCCATCGAGGCGGCCGTGGCCCGTCGCATGCAGGGCCAGTTGCTGCCCGGCACAAAAGACGAGGATTAA
- a CDS encoding FMN-binding negative transcriptional regulator, with translation MYLNPTHSSSDAAVAAQIVREQPLASLITTDDAGLPQVSHLPMRLSVDGQGGWTLLAHMARANPQWQQLQARPQALVSFLGPNAYMSPDVYQDKARVPTWSYVAVHCRVRARPIDAQDLAAKDALLKTLIGDHDPAYAAQWRSLDAAFQQRMLAAIVAFELKVESWQCAVKLNQHRPEAHAAMHARYAAGTEGERALARWMERLALVPVSIKQGD, from the coding sequence ATGTACCTCAACCCCACGCACAGCAGCAGCGACGCCGCCGTGGCCGCGCAGATCGTGCGCGAGCAGCCGCTGGCCAGCCTGATCACCACCGACGACGCCGGCCTGCCGCAGGTCAGCCACCTGCCCATGCGCCTGAGCGTGGACGGGCAGGGCGGCTGGACCCTGCTGGCCCACATGGCGCGCGCCAATCCGCAGTGGCAGCAGCTGCAGGCGCGGCCGCAGGCGCTGGTCAGCTTTCTCGGCCCCAACGCCTACATGTCGCCCGACGTGTACCAGGACAAGGCGCGTGTGCCGACCTGGAGCTACGTGGCCGTGCACTGCCGCGTGCGGGCGCGGCCGATCGACGCCCAGGACCTGGCGGCCAAGGACGCGCTGCTCAAGACGCTCATCGGCGACCACGACCCGGCGTACGCCGCGCAGTGGCGCAGCCTGGATGCCGCGTTTCAGCAGCGCATGCTGGCGGCCATCGTGGCCTTCGAGCTGAAGGTCGAATCCTGGCAATGCGCCGTCAAGCTCAACCAGCACCGCCCCGAGGCGCACGCCGCCATGCACGCGCGCTACGCGGCGGGCACCGAAGGCGAGCGGGCGCTGGCGCGGTGGATGGAGCGGCTGGCGCTGGTGCCTGTATCCATCAAGCAAGGAGACTGA
- a CDS encoding cytosine permease, whose protein sequence is MATPSSPDAAHGAALPIGAHERRFGTLDHAALWFSLGVGLLVMQVGAALMPALSPRDAMLAIGLGSMLGAGLLAWVGSLGARHGLSSSALIGSALGRSFALLPVGLNVLQLLGWTAFELVIMRDGSAALLQRVGLGGAWAAPVLTLLWGALLMALAAGSMVGLVRRFVSRFGLPLVVLSLAWLSWQFGSRLAEQGLTAWWSRPGTGEMSALQALDLVIAMPVSWLPLVADYARYGRSARGTLSGIWLGYIVANLWCYALGVVVVSTAPADADLLATMLLAQGGLIALGFILIDEVDNAYGDVHSGAVSAHYLTRSRWSIRRLGIGLAALATAAALALPIHSLEPFLLLLSSVFVPLFGVVLSQLAGGDLPAARAVRAGPALLWLAGIACFHLGSAYWPQWGSALPCLAFTLIGGWLLRLLPQGPRPTPSAPSP, encoded by the coding sequence ATGGCAACCCCTTCCTCCCCCGACGCCGCGCACGGCGCGGCCCTGCCGATCGGCGCGCACGAGCGGCGCTTCGGCACGCTCGACCACGCGGCCCTGTGGTTCAGCCTGGGCGTGGGCCTGCTGGTGATGCAGGTGGGCGCGGCGCTGATGCCGGCGCTGTCGCCGCGCGACGCCATGCTGGCCATCGGGCTGGGCTCGATGCTGGGCGCGGGGCTGCTGGCCTGGGTGGGCTCGCTGGGCGCGCGCCACGGGCTGTCCAGCTCGGCGCTGATCGGCTCGGCGCTGGGGCGCTCCTTCGCCCTCCTGCCGGTGGGCCTGAACGTGCTGCAGCTGCTGGGCTGGACGGCCTTCGAGCTGGTCATCATGCGCGACGGCAGCGCCGCGCTGCTGCAGCGCGTGGGCCTGGGCGGCGCCTGGGCGGCGCCGGTGCTGACGCTGCTGTGGGGCGCGCTGCTGATGGCGCTGGCCGCGGGCTCGATGGTGGGCCTGGTGCGGCGCTTCGTCAGCCGCTTCGGCCTGCCGCTGGTGGTGCTGTCGCTGGCCTGGCTGAGCTGGCAGTTCGGCTCGCGCCTGGCCGAGCAGGGTCTGACGGCGTGGTGGAGCCGCCCCGGCACCGGCGAGATGAGCGCGCTGCAGGCGCTGGACCTGGTGATCGCCATGCCCGTGTCCTGGCTGCCGCTGGTGGCCGACTACGCCCGCTACGGACGCAGCGCGCGCGGCACGCTGTCGGGCATCTGGCTGGGCTACATCGTCGCCAACCTGTGGTGCTACGCGCTGGGCGTGGTGGTGGTGTCCACGGCGCCGGCCGACGCCGACCTGCTGGCCACCATGCTGCTGGCGCAGGGCGGTCTGATCGCGCTGGGCTTCATCCTGATCGACGAGGTCGACAACGCCTATGGCGACGTGCACTCGGGCGCGGTGTCGGCGCACTACCTGACGCGCTCGCGCTGGAGCATTCGCCGCCTGGGCATCGGCCTGGCGGCATTGGCCACGGCCGCCGCGCTGGCGCTGCCCATCCACAGCCTGGAGCCTTTCCTGCTGCTGCTCAGCTCCGTCTTCGTGCCGCTGTTCGGCGTGGTGCTGTCGCAGCTGGCGGGCGGCGACCTGCCGGCGGCCCGCGCGGTGCGCGCAGGCCCTGCCCTGCTGTGGCTGGCCGGCATCGCCTGCTTTCACCTGGGCAGCGCCTACTGGCCGCAGTGGGGTTCGGCCCTGCCCTGCCTGGCCTTCACGCTGATCGGCGGCTGGCTGCTGCGCCTGCTGCCGCAGGGACCGCGGCCCACCCCGTCCGCACCAAGCCCTTGA
- the tadA gene encoding tRNA adenosine(34) deaminase TadA, which yields MRLALAEARAAAAAGEVPVGAVVVHGGRVIATGRNAPIGQHDPTAHAEIAALRAAARALGNYRLDGCTLYVTLEPCAMCAGAMLHARLARVVFGAPDPRTGAAGSVLDVFGQARLNHQTVVQGGVLAEEGGQLLRAFFEARRGNPSPLREDALRTPDAAFDGLPGYPWAPHYISDLPALAGLRLHHVDEGPRDAPLTWLCLHGNPSWSYLYRHLIARLTAAGQRVVAPDLIGFGKSDKPKKEVAHRFDWHRQVLLELVERLDLQRVVLVVQDWGGLLGLTLPMASPARYHGLLVMNTLLATGEAPLSPGFVAWRQMCAQNPAYDIARLLARGNPQLSAAECAAYAAPFPNAGFRAALRAFPARVAERPQDEGAATARQAREFWRHDWQGRSLMLIGAADPVLGEPVMRTLHADIRGCPPPVVLPTCGHFVPECGAVVAEHALAHFAPQAA from the coding sequence ATGCGCCTGGCGCTGGCCGAGGCCCGCGCCGCCGCCGCCGCAGGGGAGGTGCCGGTGGGCGCCGTGGTGGTGCATGGCGGCCGCGTCATCGCCACCGGCCGCAACGCCCCCATCGGCCAGCACGACCCCACGGCCCACGCCGAGATCGCCGCGCTGCGCGCCGCCGCCCGCGCCCTGGGCAACTACCGGCTGGACGGCTGCACGCTCTACGTCACGCTCGAGCCCTGCGCCATGTGCGCCGGCGCCATGCTGCATGCGCGCCTGGCGCGCGTGGTGTTCGGCGCGCCCGACCCGCGCACGGGAGCCGCCGGCTCGGTGCTGGACGTGTTCGGCCAGGCCCGGCTCAACCACCAGACCGTGGTGCAGGGCGGCGTGCTGGCCGAGGAGGGCGGCCAGCTGCTGCGCGCCTTCTTCGAGGCGCGGCGCGGCAATCCCAGCCCGCTGCGCGAGGACGCCCTGCGCACGCCCGATGCCGCCTTCGACGGCCTGCCCGGTTACCCCTGGGCGCCGCATTACATCAGCGACCTGCCCGCGCTGGCCGGCCTTCGCCTGCACCACGTGGACGAAGGCCCGCGCGACGCGCCGCTGACCTGGCTGTGCCTGCACGGCAACCCCAGCTGGAGCTACCTGTACCGCCATCTGATCGCACGCCTGACCGCCGCCGGCCAGCGCGTGGTGGCGCCCGATCTGATCGGCTTCGGCAAGAGCGACAAGCCCAAGAAGGAGGTTGCGCACCGCTTCGACTGGCACCGCCAGGTGCTGCTGGAGCTGGTCGAGCGGCTCGATCTGCAGCGCGTGGTGCTGGTGGTGCAGGACTGGGGCGGCCTGCTGGGCCTGACCCTGCCCATGGCCAGCCCGGCGCGCTACCACGGCCTGCTGGTGATGAACACCCTGCTGGCCACGGGCGAGGCGCCGCTGTCGCCCGGCTTTGTGGCCTGGCGCCAGATGTGCGCCCAAAACCCGGCCTACGACATCGCCCGCCTGCTGGCACGCGGCAACCCGCAGCTGAGCGCGGCCGAATGCGCGGCCTACGCGGCGCCCTTTCCCAACGCCGGCTTTCGCGCCGCGCTGCGCGCGTTTCCGGCCCGGGTGGCCGAGCGGCCGCAGGACGAGGGCGCCGCCACGGCCCGGCAGGCGCGCGAGTTTTGGCGCCACGACTGGCAAGGGCGCAGCCTGATGCTGATCGGCGCCGCCGACCCGGTGCTGGGCGAGCCCGTGATGCGCACCCTGCACGCCGACATCCGGGGCTGCCCGCCGCCCGTCGTGCTGCCCACCTGCGGCCATTTCGTGCCCGAATGCGGGGCCGTGGTGGCCGAGCATGCCCTGGCGCACTTCGCGCCCCAGGCGGCTTGA
- a CDS encoding thiopurine S-methyltransferase, whose protein sequence is MDHDFWLQRWQQGQTGFHQSRVLPLLPKHWPAVGVPAGGRVFVPLAGKSLDMLWLAGQGHPVLGVELSPLAVQQFFAEHGLTPTVRSSRYGTHHVAGAIELICGDVFGLDAAALADCAGVYDRAALIALPPELRARYVAGPYAHLPAGCRGLLVTLEYPQHEMQGPPFAVEEAEVRQRYGAGWNIALLERRDILAQEPRFAAAGVTALGTALYGIARKAA, encoded by the coding sequence ATGGACCACGATTTCTGGCTGCAGCGCTGGCAGCAAGGGCAAACCGGTTTTCACCAGTCGCGCGTGCTGCCGCTGCTGCCCAAGCACTGGCCGGCCGTGGGCGTGCCGGCGGGCGGGCGCGTGTTCGTGCCGCTGGCGGGCAAGTCGCTGGACATGCTGTGGCTGGCGGGGCAGGGCCACCCGGTGCTGGGGGTGGAGCTGTCGCCGCTGGCGGTGCAGCAGTTCTTTGCCGAGCACGGGCTGACGCCCACCGTGCGCAGCTCGCGCTACGGCACGCACCACGTGGCGGGCGCGATCGAGCTGATCTGCGGCGACGTGTTCGGACTGGACGCCGCCGCGCTGGCCGACTGCGCCGGCGTGTACGACCGTGCGGCGCTGATCGCGCTGCCGCCCGAGCTGCGCGCGCGCTACGTGGCCGGGCCGTACGCGCACCTGCCCGCCGGCTGCCGCGGCCTGCTGGTCACGCTGGAATACCCGCAGCACGAGATGCAGGGCCCGCCGTTCGCGGTCGAGGAGGCGGAGGTGCGCCAGCGCTACGGCGCCGGCTGGAACATCGCCCTGCTGGAGCGGCGCGACATCCTGGCGCAAGAGCCCAGGTTTGCCGCCGCCGGCGTGACGGCCTTGGGCACGGCCCTGTACGGCATCGCGCGCAAGGCGGCGTGA
- a CDS encoding AlpA family phage regulatory protein: MAEHGQDFITAARALDCWLEDDGKRRPRRAHQIAVQTLDSLKIPEALLRIRTVVAVTGLSESSIRRKVAAGQFPAPVKDGLRCTRWVAQSVTNWLRKQGAK; the protein is encoded by the coding sequence ATGGCCGAACACGGCCAGGACTTCATCACCGCCGCCAGGGCGCTCGACTGTTGGCTTGAGGACGACGGCAAGCGCCGGCCGCGCCGCGCCCACCAAATCGCAGTCCAAACCCTGGACAGTCTCAAAATCCCCGAGGCGCTGCTGAGAATCCGCACCGTGGTCGCCGTTACCGGCCTGTCTGAATCGTCCATCCGCCGCAAGGTGGCCGCAGGCCAGTTTCCCGCCCCCGTCAAGGACGGATTGCGCTGTACCCGCTGGGTGGCGCAGTCGGTCACCAATTGGCTTCGCAAGCAGGGGGCGAAATGA
- a CDS encoding integrase family protein produces the protein MARPRKTEAPDLANAVDLTAGVIDRLTCPPGKQQAFLRDSKAPGLRVRVTAGGTKSYVFEAKLRRQTIRRTLGDVRAWTIELARAEANRLRVTLDAGQDPRELERQREAEARAAKAAQVAQAVTVGQAWADYIEARRSHWGARHHADHVRLIRPGGEKATRGTRGRGVTIAGPLHALAALRLGELDANTMQAWAKHEAKTRPTSARLALRCFKAFMTWCGEQKAYAGLLNTDAASGRAVREPLGRAKPKSDALLREQLAVWFAAVRALPPVPAAYLQILLLTGARPGELLDLRWDDLNLQWRGITLRDKAESKGGEDGTRQIPLTPYVHFLLTGLPRRNEWVFSSATKPTPIATPRSPHVDACREAGVEYLTLHGLRRSFGSLAEWLELPAGVVAQIQGHKPSATAEKHYRVRPLDLLRVHHERIETWMLEQTGIEFHPPSESGKVRATR, from the coding sequence ATGGCACGGCCACGCAAGACTGAAGCCCCCGACTTGGCGAACGCCGTCGATCTGACAGCCGGCGTCATCGACCGCCTGACCTGCCCGCCCGGCAAGCAGCAAGCCTTTCTGCGCGACAGCAAAGCACCCGGCTTGCGCGTGCGCGTGACCGCCGGGGGGACCAAGTCCTACGTGTTCGAAGCGAAGCTGCGTCGCCAGACCATCCGCCGCACCTTGGGTGACGTGCGCGCTTGGACGATCGAACTGGCGCGTGCCGAAGCGAACCGCCTGCGTGTAACCCTGGATGCCGGGCAAGACCCGCGCGAGTTGGAGCGCCAGCGCGAAGCCGAGGCTCGGGCTGCGAAGGCCGCGCAGGTGGCCCAGGCCGTCACGGTGGGCCAGGCATGGGCCGATTACATTGAAGCCCGCCGCTCGCACTGGGGGGCCCGGCACCATGCTGACCATGTGAGGCTGATTCGCCCCGGTGGTGAAAAGGCAACCCGTGGCACCCGTGGCCGGGGCGTCACCATCGCCGGGCCGTTGCACGCTCTGGCCGCCCTGCGGCTGGGCGAGTTGGATGCCAACACCATGCAGGCATGGGCCAAGCACGAAGCCAAGACCCGGCCCACATCGGCGCGGCTGGCGCTGCGCTGCTTCAAAGCTTTCATGACTTGGTGCGGCGAACAGAAGGCCTATGCCGGGCTGCTGAACACCGACGCTGCCAGCGGCCGAGCAGTGCGCGAACCGCTGGGCCGCGCAAAGCCCAAGTCCGACGCCCTGCTGCGCGAGCAATTGGCCGTCTGGTTTGCCGCCGTGCGCGCCCTACCCCCAGTGCCTGCCGCCTACCTGCAAATCCTGCTGCTGACGGGAGCACGCCCCGGCGAGTTGCTGGACCTGCGCTGGGACGATTTAAACCTGCAATGGCGTGGCATCACCCTGCGCGACAAGGCCGAAAGCAAAGGCGGTGAAGATGGCACCCGGCAAATTCCGCTGACGCCCTATGTGCACTTCTTGCTGACCGGCCTGCCGCGGCGCAATGAATGGGTGTTCTCCAGCGCCACCAAGCCCACGCCGATAGCCACGCCGCGCTCGCCGCATGTTGACGCCTGCCGTGAGGCCGGTGTCGAGTACCTGACCTTGCATGGCCTGCGTCGCAGTTTCGGCAGTCTGGCCGAATGGCTGGAACTGCCTGCCGGCGTGGTGGCGCAGATTCAAGGCCACAAGCCCAGCGCCACGGCAGAGAAACACTACCGCGTGCGCCCCTTGGACCTGCTGCGCGTGCACCATGAGCGCATCGAAACCTGGATGCTGGAACAGACGGGTATCGAATTTCATCCTCCGTCCGAATCGGGCAAGGTGCGCGCGACGAGATGA
- a CDS encoding XRE family transcriptional regulator has translation MTDRRRFASVWDAIENTPQEAASMRARSELMMNLAETIREQGMTQAQAAELFGVTQPRVSDLVRGKVNLFSLDTLIDMAATAGMGPVVKVSKPKVPKRQTARRAKAAVACA, from the coding sequence ATGACAGACCGCCGCCGATTTGCCAGCGTCTGGGACGCTATCGAGAACACCCCGCAGGAAGCAGCGAGCATGCGTGCACGCTCCGAGTTGATGATGAACCTTGCCGAAACCATCCGGGAGCAGGGCATGACGCAGGCGCAAGCTGCCGAGCTATTCGGGGTGACGCAGCCCCGCGTGTCCGACTTGGTGCGCGGGAAGGTGAACCTGTTTTCCTTGGACACCCTGATTGACATGGCTGCAACGGCCGGCATGGGGCCGGTGGTGAAAGTCAGCAAGCCGAAGGTGCCAAAACGGCAGACGGCACGACGCGCCAAGGCTGCCGTTGCCTGCGCTTGA
- a CDS encoding DUF465 domain-containing protein yields MFPEYRDLITRLKSEGTHQRFLHLFERHNQLDHQIANMGTQDAGTMHAAIEALKKEKLHVKDELYALLRQEAAAAG; encoded by the coding sequence ATGTTTCCTGAGTACCGCGACCTGATCACCCGCCTCAAGTCCGAGGGCACGCACCAGCGATTTCTGCACCTGTTCGAGCGCCACAACCAGCTCGATCACCAGATCGCCAACATGGGCACACAGGATGCCGGAACCATGCACGCGGCCATCGAAGCACTCAAGAAAGAAAAGCTGCACGTGAAGGACGAGCTCTACGCCTTGTTGCGTCAGGAAGCAGCCGCAGCCGGCTGA
- a CDS encoding putative addiction module antidote protein, with product MNTPRDASYTAWLTESLKDPQEAAAYIEAAIELEDPAALLLALRHVAKAHGMAEVARRADVGEKSLFRALSENGNPTIATLHKVLHAVGLRLSVTPERA from the coding sequence ATGAACACGCCGCGCGATGCCAGTTACACAGCCTGGCTCACAGAATCGCTGAAAGACCCCCAGGAAGCCGCCGCCTATATCGAGGCCGCTATCGAGCTGGAAGACCCCGCCGCGCTGCTGCTGGCGCTGCGCCACGTCGCCAAGGCCCACGGCATGGCCGAGGTGGCGCGCCGTGCTGACGTAGGGGAGAAATCCCTGTTCCGCGCCCTGAGCGAAAACGGCAACCCGACGATTGCCACGCTGCACAAGGTGTTGCACGCCGTGGGCCTGCGCCTGAGCGTGACGCCTGAGCGCGCCTGA